One part of the Dermacentor andersoni chromosome 2, qqDerAnde1_hic_scaffold, whole genome shotgun sequence genome encodes these proteins:
- the LOC126541491 gene encoding ubiquitin-conjugating enzyme E2 R2 isoform X2 has translation MAQQPTSSALRALGLEFKSLQEEPVEGFRVKLVNDDNLFEWEVAIFGPPDTLYEGGYFKAHMKFPPDYPYSPPTVRFLTKVWHPNVYENGDLCISILHPPIDDPQSGELPCERWNPTQNVRTILLSVISLLNEPNTFSPANVDASVMYRRWKDSKGADKEYENIIRKCVADSRLEAEKDGVRIPTTVDDYVIKRQQPKQPAETSTDLTDIFYDTTDDDAGD, from the exons ATGGCACAGCAGCCAACAAGTAGTGCACTACGAGCCCTGGGCCTAGAATTCAAGAGCCTCCAGGAAGAACCCGTTGAAGGCTTTCGGGTAAAACTGGTCAACGATGACAATCTCTTCGAGTGGGAAGTGGCCATCTTCGGTCCTCCCGACACGCTCTACGAGGGTGGATATTTCAAG GCACACATGAAGTTCCCACCAGACTACCCCTACTCGCCTCCAACGGTGCGCTTCCTCACCAAAGTTTGGCATCCCAACGTCTACGAA AATGGGGACCTGTGTATCTCTATTCTTCATCCGCCCATTGATGACCCCCAAAGTGGTGAGCTGCCCTGTGAACGTTGGAATCCCACACAGAATGTTAG GACCATCTTGCTCAGCGTCATCTCACTGTTGAACGAGCCCAATACTTTCTCTCCAGCCAATGTAGACGCCTCTGTCATGTACCGGCGTTGGAAAGACTCTAAGGGTGCAGACAAAGAGTATGAAAACATCATACG GAAGTGTGTGGCCGACAGCCGGTTAGAGGCAGAGAAGGATGGCGTGCGGATCCCAACAACTGTGGATGACTATGTCATCAAGCGCCAACAACCAAAGCAACCAGCAGAGACGTCAACTGACCTCACCGACATCTTCTATGACACAACAGATGATGACGCTGGAGACTGA
- the LOC126541491 gene encoding ubiquitin-conjugating enzyme E2 R2 isoform X1 — translation MAQQPTSSALRALGLEFKSLQEEPVEGFRVKLVNDDNLFEWEVAIFGPPDTLYEGGYFKAHMKFPPDYPYSPPTVRFLTKVWHPNVYENGDLCISILHPPIDDPQSGELPCERWNPTQNVRTILLSVISLLNEPNTFSPANVDASVMYRRWKDSKGADKEYENIIRKQVSATRLEADRDNVTVPTTIDEYCVKHRQKVVDDSATSAEADMTDFYDDDYDDDLEDDEEDEEVEEEEDAGRGDGLQVGRRSTGAPHYKDDDDSGNGES, via the exons ATGGCACAGCAGCCAACAAGTAGTGCACTACGAGCCCTGGGCCTAGAATTCAAGAGCCTCCAGGAAGAACCCGTTGAAGGCTTTCGGGTAAAACTGGTCAACGATGACAATCTCTTCGAGTGGGAAGTGGCCATCTTCGGTCCTCCCGACACGCTCTACGAGGGTGGATATTTCAAG GCACACATGAAGTTCCCACCAGACTACCCCTACTCGCCTCCAACGGTGCGCTTCCTCACCAAAGTTTGGCATCCCAACGTCTACGAA AATGGGGACCTGTGTATCTCTATTCTTCATCCGCCCATTGATGACCCCCAAAGTGGTGAGCTGCCCTGTGAACGTTGGAATCCCACACAGAATGTTAG GACCATCTTGCTCAGCGTCATCTCACTGTTGAACGAGCCCAATACTTTCTCTCCAGCCAATGTAGACGCCTCTGTCATGTACCGGCGTTGGAAAGACTCTAAGGGTGCAGACAAAGAGTATGAAAACATCATACG GAAGCAAGTGTCAGCTACGCGGCTTGAGGCTGACCGTGACAATGTGACCGTGCCAACCACCATCGACGAGTACTGTGTCAAGCACAGGCAGAAAGTAGTCGACGACTCTGCGACGTCGGCTGAAGCCGACATGACCGATTTTtacgacgacgactacgacgacgactTGGAAGATGACGAGGAGGACGAAGaagtagaagaggaagaagatGCAGGGCGCGGCGACGGTCTTCAGGTTGGGCGCCGTAGCACGGGAGCGCCCCATTACAAGGATGATGATGACTCGGGCAATGGCGAGTCCTGA